A genome region from Archaeoglobus fulgidus DSM 4304 includes the following:
- a CDS encoding signal peptidase I, protein MKLSDLLMLILAVFLLASTAGFLLNRPVLLSYVTSDSMTPTLNRGDLFLINPLAEAKPDDIIVFNLNGHWTVHRVVAETDGGYITKGDHNIATDQQGSNSVVKRESVAGVVLVLLGNPIKIPEVGNYIQRLSGTTMNILLAVFMIVGGAMLLTGKEERRKKERKVYRLRYKTAYVAVSTISIAMLLLSVIATWGVVGFNYASTLAGGQKEGWYLPESEFDRQIEIKNNALFPLLYLFSSESERVELKDESKILSGGDRAELSVHVRVPSETRIYYEEVKVHAYPLILPSDLIIRMYGLNPFLPLAAFAVELAAVLGVIYYATRAGEEEVIRLSKRRRLKL, encoded by the coding sequence ATGAAGCTGTCTGACCTTCTCATGCTTATTCTTGCAGTATTTCTGCTTGCATCAACGGCAGGATTTTTGCTTAACAGGCCGGTTCTGCTTTCCTACGTTACATCAGACAGCATGACTCCAACGCTGAACAGAGGAGACCTTTTCCTCATAAATCCGCTGGCAGAGGCGAAGCCGGACGACATAATCGTGTTCAACCTCAACGGCCACTGGACGGTCCACAGAGTTGTGGCGGAGACGGATGGGGGATACATAACCAAAGGAGACCACAACATCGCCACAGACCAGCAGGGGTCTAATAGTGTTGTCAAAAGGGAGAGCGTTGCGGGAGTAGTTTTGGTTTTGCTTGGAAATCCCATAAAAATCCCTGAGGTGGGAAACTACATTCAGAGACTTTCGGGCACAACAATGAACATTCTGCTTGCAGTTTTCATGATAGTAGGTGGAGCTATGCTTTTGACGGGAAAAGAAGAGAGGAGGAAGAAGGAGAGAAAGGTTTACAGGCTGAGATACAAAACTGCCTACGTTGCAGTCTCAACAATATCAATTGCAATGCTCCTTCTTTCGGTTATCGCCACTTGGGGGGTTGTTGGGTTCAACTATGCATCAACGCTGGCAGGTGGGCAGAAAGAGGGGTGGTATCTTCCCGAATCGGAGTTTGACAGGCAGATTGAGATAAAGAACAACGCCCTTTTTCCACTCCTTTACCTTTTCAGCTCAGAAAGTGAGAGAGTGGAGCTGAAGGATGAGAGCAAAATACTTTCAGGAGGGGACAGGGCAGAGTTAAGCGTTCACGTTAGAGTTCCGTCAGAAACAAGAATTTATTATGAGGAGGTAAAGGTTCACGCTTATCCGCTCATTTTACCATCAGATTTGATAATCAGAATGTACGGTTTGAATCCTTTCCTGCCGCTCGCTGCCTTTGCGGTGGAGCTAGCAGCGGTTCTGGGCGTGATATACTACGCCACGAGGGCTGGAGAGGAGGAGGTTATAAGATTGAGTAAAAGAAGGAGGTTGAAATTATGA
- a CDS encoding DUF1102 domain-containing protein, giving the protein MKKLVIAITLLLIALGWRAPAISAIAAETINGVLLYSPSPYGSNEENLTIDITENNPNYPGYGKGLSPGSTYRFDDLLRIENGNGFPVCVVLHSQSDLIRFYTSGEALQTISFSLAVNESISVGVEFSSTELGLMEESYSIKTFEGECDEAV; this is encoded by the coding sequence ATGAAAAAGCTCGTAATTGCGATAACACTACTTCTCATAGCTCTCGGATGGAGAGCTCCGGCTATCTCTGCTATAGCTGCGGAGACCATAAACGGAGTTTTGCTTTACTCTCCCTCACCATACGGCAGCAATGAGGAAAATCTTACAATAGACATCACCGAAAACAACCCGAATTATCCGGGATACGGCAAGGGATTAAGCCCCGGCTCTACTTACAGATTTGACGATTTGCTGAGAATAGAGAACGGCAACGGCTTTCCTGTTTGTGTTGTCCTTCACTCGCAGAGTGACTTGATTAGGTTTTACACCAGCGGTGAGGCTTTGCAAACCATCAGCTTCTCCCTGGCAGTTAACGAAAGCATTTCAGTGGGCGTTGAGTTCAGCTCAACCGAGCTCGGGCTGATGGAGGAAAGTTACAGCATTAAGACGTTTGAAGGTGAGTGCGATGAAGCTGTCTGA
- a CDS encoding DUF1102 domain-containing protein → MKKLAGLLLLIVGLTLTIGAGANFRYYEAERSVTVNITSDDNEFIDLTPIQPYAYLNNGKLTIEISPNNPNYPGYGDGMSVNTTYVFEEMFNVSNELWENEDADFPICVHISLNQGDGISFFAGDYDSPISGPGTQIHFTVYHNQPVPVGFIFDNTNKDLGSNEAQMSVSADAGACE, encoded by the coding sequence ATGAAAAAGTTAGCGGGACTTCTGCTTCTTATTGTTGGCTTAACCCTAACAATAGGAGCGGGAGCAAACTTCAGGTATTACGAGGCAGAGAGGAGCGTGACGGTTAATATAACATCAGATGACAACGAGTTTATTGATCTAACTCCAATTCAGCCCTACGCCTACCTAAACAACGGAAAGCTGACCATTGAGATATCGCCAAACAACCCCAATTATCCGGGTTATGGCGATGGAATGAGCGTCAACACGACCTACGTGTTTGAGGAGATGTTCAACGTGAGCAACGAGCTCTGGGAGAACGAAGATGCGGACTTCCCGATTTGCGTCCACATATCGCTTAACCAGGGAGATGGCATCTCGTTCTTTGCTGGAGACTATGATAGCCCGATAAGCGGTCCGGGAACACAGATACACTTCACCGTCTACCACAACCAGCCGGTTCCAGTTGGATTCATATTCGACAACACGAACAAGGATCTGGGAAGCAATGAAGCGCAGATGAGTGTAAGTGCAGATGCGGGAGCTTGCGAGTAA
- a CDS encoding DUF1102 domain-containing protein, translated as MRKMPLGILGAMVALSLVIGVSATFSDYNADRSVHWNITTDDTELIDLKPIQPYAYIADNGELVVDFSPENPNYPGYGDGISPASEYNFDEVFAVSNHLWEDMWIVVRVTSSDTHVEFYSHEGGVYAVDGGAAATASDSARDDVCFTLGPNSEKRIGMDLSANGDSPGDVWDETMTVKAYRLGTEPAELNNCGQVR; from the coding sequence ATGAGAAAAATGCCTTTGGGCATATTGGGAGCAATGGTGGCTTTGAGCCTTGTCATAGGCGTAAGCGCTACCTTTAGTGACTACAACGCAGATAGAAGCGTTCACTGGAACATTACAACTGACGATACAGAGCTTATCGACCTTAAGCCGATACAGCCCTACGCCTACATCGCTGACAACGGAGAGCTTGTAGTGGACTTCTCACCTGAAAACCCAAATTATCCGGGATACGGTGATGGAATAAGCCCTGCCAGCGAGTATAACTTCGACGAGGTTTTTGCGGTTAGCAACCATCTGTGGGAAGACATGTGGATAGTTGTTAGAGTTACTTCATCCGATACGCATGTGGAATTCTACAGCCACGAGGGTGGAGTTTATGCGGTGGATGGCGGTGCTGCAGCAACAGCATCAGACAGTGCGAGAGATGATGTTTGCTTTACTCTTGGACCAAACTCGGAAAAGAGAATTGGAATGGACCTCAGCGCTAACGGTGACAGTCCGGGAGATGTGTGGGATGAGACGATGACAGTCAAGGCCTACAGGCTTGGAACAGAGCCTGCAGAGCTGAATAACTGTGGACAGGTGAGATAA
- a CDS encoding DUF4364 family protein, with protein sequence MGDKRSRFEIFVAILKITNSGANMTKIVYGANINFKMAQSYLEELVENDFLVLDSKNGKKTYSTTDKGRDFVKKYGELQEMTE encoded by the coding sequence ATGGGAGATAAAAGGTCACGTTTCGAAATTTTTGTTGCTATTTTAAAAATCACAAACAGCGGAGCCAACATGACCAAGATCGTTTACGGTGCGAACATAAACTTCAAGATGGCTCAGAGTTATCTTGAGGAGCTTGTTGAAAACGATTTTCTCGTTTTGGATTCAAAAAATGGGAAGAAAACATACAGCACCACCGATAAGGGGAGAGATTTTGTGAAAAAATATGGCGAACTGCAGGAAATGACTGAGTAG
- a CDS encoding sodium ion-translocating decarboxylase subunit beta — translation MLGSLVMIGVGLLLVYLGIVKKMEPLLLVPIGIGAILVNIPGGGLAEEGSIFDLFLKYLIHTEIVPLLIFLGLGALTDFSPLLANPKTFLLGAAAQIGIFAALIAALFLGFTPQEAASIGIIGGADGPTTIYTTTILAPHLLAATAVAAYSYMSLVPIIQPPIIKALTSSRERKIKMRQLRIVSKKEKILFPIATIIISGFLAPKALPLVGMLMTGNLFRESGVTDRLAKGASEELMNIMTIILGLSVGSTMRAESFLTQKTLLVLALGVVAFAAATAGGVLLAKVMNLFLKEKINPMIGAAGVSAVPMSARVVQRLAIEEDPHNHILMHAMGPNVAGVIGSAVAAGVLIQILG, via the coding sequence ATGCTCGGAAGCCTCGTGATGATTGGTGTCGGATTACTGCTGGTTTACCTCGGTATAGTCAAGAAAATGGAGCCCCTCCTCCTCGTCCCCATCGGTATAGGAGCCATTCTCGTCAACATTCCCGGCGGTGGGCTGGCTGAAGAAGGGAGCATTTTCGATCTCTTTTTAAAGTATCTGATCCACACCGAAATAGTCCCTCTCCTGATTTTCCTCGGTCTTGGAGCCTTAACTGACTTCTCTCCGCTGCTTGCCAATCCCAAAACGTTTCTGCTTGGTGCTGCAGCTCAAATTGGAATTTTTGCCGCTCTCATTGCCGCGCTCTTCCTCGGTTTTACACCGCAGGAGGCAGCTTCAATCGGCATAATCGGCGGGGCTGACGGGCCCACAACAATTTACACCACCACAATTCTCGCTCCTCATCTGCTCGCTGCAACTGCCGTCGCAGCATACAGCTACATGTCCCTCGTTCCGATTATCCAGCCACCAATCATCAAGGCTCTAACGTCGAGCAGGGAGAGAAAAATCAAGATGAGGCAGCTAAGAATAGTGTCTAAAAAAGAGAAGATTCTTTTCCCTATTGCAACCATAATTATTTCCGGTTTTCTCGCCCCCAAAGCACTCCCTCTTGTCGGAATGCTCATGACAGGCAACCTGTTCAGGGAGAGCGGTGTTACCGACAGACTGGCGAAAGGGGCGAGTGAGGAGCTGATGAACATCATGACGATAATTCTTGGCCTGTCCGTGGGAAGCACAATGAGGGCGGAGAGCTTTCTGACGCAGAAAACTTTGCTTGTCCTCGCTCTTGGTGTTGTCGCTTTTGCTGCAGCAACTGCCGGCGGTGTGCTGCTTGCGAAGGTAATGAACCTCTTCCTGAAAGAAAAAATCAACCCCATGATCGGTGCAGCGGGGGTTTCTGCAGTCCCGATGTCGGCGAGAGTTGTTCAGAGGCTTGCAATTGAGGAAGACCCCCACAACCACATCCTGATGCACGCAATGGGGCCAAATGTAGCTGGAGTTATCGGTTCTGCCGTTGCGGCAGGAGTCTTGATTCAGATTCTTGGGTAG
- a CDS encoding biotin/lipoyl-containing protein: MRFYRIRVDGADFKVGVEKLREGVYRVRVGDKEAEVVVEDIYERAERPSFEPVAPSALLSEVKEELTAPENAVTSMLPGVVLKILVKPGDKVKAGEPVVIVESMKMENEIVSPTEGVVAEILVKEGQRIEAGDIVAIIQPVS; this comes from the coding sequence ATGAGGTTTTACAGAATTAGGGTTGACGGAGCCGACTTCAAAGTGGGTGTGGAGAAGCTGAGAGAAGGAGTTTACAGGGTGAGGGTAGGAGATAAAGAGGCCGAGGTGGTCGTTGAGGACATCTACGAAAGGGCTGAGAGGCCATCGTTTGAACCAGTTGCTCCATCCGCTTTACTTTCGGAGGTAAAAGAGGAGCTTACCGCACCGGAGAACGCTGTAACCTCCATGCTTCCGGGGGTGGTTCTGAAAATCCTTGTCAAGCCGGGGGACAAAGTAAAGGCGGGAGAGCCGGTTGTGATTGTTGAGTCGATGAAGATGGAGAACGAGATTGTGAGTCCTACTGAGGGGGTTGTTGCAGAAATTCTCGTGAAGGAGGGGCAGAGGATAGAAGCTGGGGATATCGTTGCCATAATCCAGCCGGTGAGCTGA
- a CDS encoding OadG family protein, which translates to MIDLAIMLTVEGMGVVFLVLSILALFMWLMGKVAGSANKEKIEISSDSTGFSEKEIFAIVAALSRHEGLQVVEISAPQNWKRVARLYAMRWVE; encoded by the coding sequence ATGATAGATTTGGCCATAATGCTCACTGTAGAGGGAATGGGTGTTGTATTTCTCGTTCTGTCCATTTTAGCGCTCTTTATGTGGCTTATGGGAAAGGTGGCGGGAAGTGCGAATAAAGAGAAAATTGAGATAAGCTCGGATTCTACCGGATTTAGTGAAAAAGAGATTTTTGCAATTGTTGCAGCCCTATCAAGGCATGAGGGGTTGCAGGTTGTTGAGATAAGCGCACCCCAGAACTGGAAAAGGGTTGCCAGGCTGTATGCGATGAGGTGGGTCGAATGA
- a CDS encoding fibrillarin-like rRNA/tRNA 2'-O-methyltransferase, giving the protein MKELMRNVYLLDDTLVTKSKYGSHYGEKVFDGYREWVPWRSKLAAMILKGHRLKLRGDERVLYLGAASGTTVSHLADIVDEGIIYAVEYSAKPFEKLLELVRERNNIIPLLFDASKPWKYSGIVEKVDLIYQDIAQKNQIEILKANAEFFLKEKGEVVIMVKARSIDSTAEPEEVFKSVLKEMEGDFKIVKHGSLMPYHRDHIFIHAYRF; this is encoded by the coding sequence ATGAAGGAGCTGATGAGGAACGTTTACCTGCTTGATGACACGCTGGTGACGAAAAGCAAATACGGCAGCCACTATGGAGAGAAGGTCTTTGACGGATACAGGGAGTGGGTTCCGTGGAGGAGCAAGCTTGCGGCGATGATTTTAAAGGGGCACAGGCTCAAGCTAAGAGGGGACGAGAGAGTCCTCTATCTTGGGGCGGCGAGCGGGACGACTGTAAGTCATCTGGCGGACATAGTGGATGAGGGGATAATTTACGCTGTCGAATACTCCGCAAAGCCCTTTGAAAAGCTCCTTGAGCTGGTGAGAGAGAGGAATAATATAATCCCTCTTCTCTTTGACGCATCCAAGCCGTGGAAGTACAGCGGGATTGTGGAGAAAGTCGATTTGATTTACCAAGATATAGCCCAGAAGAACCAGATTGAAATTTTAAAGGCCAATGCGGAGTTTTTCCTGAAAGAGAAAGGAGAGGTGGTCATCATGGTAAAGGCGAGGAGCATCGACTCAACGGCAGAACCTGAGGAAGTCTTTAAGTCGGTTTTGAAGGAAATGGAGGGGGATTTCAAAATTGTTAAGCACGGAAGCTTGATGCCCTACCACAGGGACCACATCTTCATCCACGCTTACAGGTTTTGA
- a CDS encoding NOP5/NOP56 family protein → MSKLRYNLWFGVYDGKEIKLSENFEESFLKAENPSPLPFNVSEVGAKALGKDYYRILRKTALAVSEKMVEKELRREDRYVVALVKALEEIDESINMLNEKLEDIRAVKESEITEKFEKKIRELRELRRDVEREIEEVMEKIAPNMTELVGAKVAAKLLERAGSMERLVRLPASKIQVIGAEKSLYKAFARMKKGKKAKIPKHGIIFLHPFIRTLPKAKRGKMARFLAAKLAIAAKIDYFRGEIDESLYESIRRRYEELRRK, encoded by the coding sequence GTGTCGAAATTGAGGTATAATCTCTGGTTTGGGGTTTACGATGGTAAAGAGATAAAGCTCAGTGAAAACTTTGAGGAGTCGTTTTTAAAAGCCGAAAACCCATCTCCACTGCCGTTCAATGTTTCTGAAGTTGGAGCGAAAGCCTTGGGGAAGGACTACTACCGGATTCTGCGAAAAACTGCCCTGGCCGTGTCTGAGAAAATGGTCGAGAAAGAGTTGAGGAGGGAAGACAGATACGTCGTAGCGCTTGTAAAGGCTCTGGAGGAGATCGACGAGTCAATAAACATGCTGAACGAGAAGCTTGAGGATATAAGGGCTGTCAAGGAGTCTGAGATAACGGAAAAGTTTGAGAAGAAAATTAGAGAATTGAGGGAGCTTAGGAGAGACGTGGAGAGGGAGATTGAGGAGGTAATGGAAAAGATTGCGCCGAACATGACTGAACTAGTAGGGGCGAAGGTCGCAGCAAAGCTCCTCGAAAGGGCTGGGAGCATGGAAAGGCTTGTGAGACTGCCTGCAAGCAAGATTCAAGTTATAGGGGCCGAAAAGAGCCTTTACAAGGCCTTTGCAAGGATGAAAAAGGGCAAGAAGGCAAAAATTCCGAAGCACGGCATAATTTTCCTTCACCCCTTCATAAGAACTCTGCCCAAGGCCAAGAGGGGCAAGATGGCAAGGTTTCTGGCTGCAAAGCTCGCCATTGCGGCGAAAATCGACTATTTCAGGGGTGAAATTGATGAAAGCCTTTACGAGAGCATAAGAAGGCGCTACGAGGAGTTGAGGAGGAAATGA
- a CDS encoding beta-ribofuranosylaminobenzene 5'-phosphate synthase, which yields MLRLRTPSRIHITLIDLNGSIGRVDGGVGLALEEPHIEIKAKESETFVLKGEPINRERFEIAAAKMAEYCGRGAEIEVVSDYDAHVGLGSGTQISLAVGRAFSELYGLNLTTRQIAEIMGRGGTSGIGVAVFDHGGLVVDGGHSTKEKKSFLPSSASRAKPAPMIARLDFPDWNVVLAIPDLKGFFGEREVNLFQKSCPVPLEDVREICHLILMKMLPAVVEADLDEFGKALKRIQELGFKKAEVEQYGELIKGCFDLADCIGMSSTGPTVYAITDSNAGGIERSLRDYFAEKGYECRTIVTKARNRGVEIEV from the coding sequence ATGCTTAGATTAAGGACACCCTCAAGAATCCACATCACGCTCATTGATTTAAACGGTTCGATTGGTAGAGTTGATGGCGGAGTTGGTCTGGCTCTGGAGGAGCCCCATATCGAAATAAAAGCTAAGGAGAGCGAGACATTTGTCCTGAAAGGTGAACCAATCAACAGAGAAAGGTTCGAGATTGCAGCGGCAAAAATGGCCGAATACTGCGGCAGAGGTGCAGAGATAGAGGTTGTTTCAGATTATGATGCACATGTTGGCCTCGGCAGCGGGACGCAGATAAGCCTTGCTGTAGGAAGGGCATTCAGCGAGCTTTACGGTTTAAATCTCACTACAAGGCAGATTGCCGAAATAATGGGCAGGGGTGGAACCTCGGGCATCGGTGTTGCTGTCTTCGACCACGGAGGATTGGTTGTGGATGGAGGGCATTCCACCAAAGAAAAGAAGAGCTTCCTGCCCTCTTCAGCCAGCAGGGCAAAGCCCGCTCCAATGATAGCGAGGCTCGACTTTCCCGATTGGAATGTGGTTCTGGCAATACCCGACCTGAAGGGATTTTTTGGGGAGAGGGAGGTTAACCTCTTTCAGAAAAGCTGTCCTGTCCCTCTTGAGGATGTGAGGGAGATTTGTCACCTCATTCTCATGAAAATGCTTCCTGCTGTTGTCGAAGCTGACCTCGACGAGTTTGGAAAGGCTTTGAAGAGAATCCAGGAGCTAGGATTCAAGAAGGCAGAGGTTGAGCAGTACGGTGAACTGATTAAGGGCTGCTTTGACCTTGCCGACTGCATTGGAATGAGCTCCACCGGCCCGACGGTTTATGCCATTACCGACTCAAATGCGGGGGGGATTGAGAGGAGCTTAAGAGATTACTTCGCCGAAAAAGGTTACGAATGCAGAACCATAGTAACCAAGGCGAGGAACAGGGGTGTCGAAATTGAGGTATAA
- a CDS encoding DUF2080 family transposase-associated protein has translation MRRVEVKKGDFVLKEEVEVVFEKRVTPFGNSAKVDVPKRYIGWRAYVIVVRD, from the coding sequence ATGAGGAGGGTTGAAGTGAAGAAGGGAGATTTTGTTCTGAAAGAGGAGGTTGAGGTTGTTTTCGAGAAGAGAGTCACGCCTTTCGGTAATTCAGCAAAGGTTGATGTGCCCAAGAGGTATATTGGGTGGAGAGCGTATGTGATTGTTGTCAGGGATTAA
- a CDS encoding ISNCY-like element ISA1214-1 family transposase, with amino-acid sequence MNLGFRVTGKFVRELLDVLDEIAEEIRQEEKEKYPYTEWERKREVVKERLRKLPEYVREAISVITVQKRVGRPKKVDLEKRVMLFLFARLMDKSNRDIEELLELFEPLFGIKVSYKTIERLYSDEEVRMALHNLFILLLREEGVSGDFSGDGTGYSLTITKHYRSNPKRKGKDFRYVFRIIDIDTGMYVGFGYSDRSEKDAFEKALGMLKSMGVKVNSISLDKYYSSRKTLRLFDAETAVYVIPKRNLARIGFDWLRVIERIVEAPYRFLKRYFKRNLSEAGFSADKRRFGWLIRQRREDRREMALFAVGLWHNVFAVRVVR; translated from the coding sequence ATGAACCTTGGATTCAGAGTGACAGGGAAGTTTGTAAGGGAACTTCTGGATGTTTTGGATGAAATTGCAGAGGAGATAAGACAGGAGGAGAAGGAAAAGTATCCGTACACAGAATGGGAGAGGAAGAGAGAAGTTGTTAAGGAAAGGCTGAGAAAACTCCCTGAATACGTTAGAGAGGCTATTTCTGTGATAACCGTGCAAAAGAGGGTGGGAAGACCAAAGAAAGTTGATCTGGAGAAGAGAGTTATGCTCTTTCTGTTTGCAAGGCTGATGGACAAATCAAACAGAGATATTGAGGAGCTTTTAGAGCTGTTTGAACCTTTATTCGGGATAAAGGTTAGCTACAAAACGATAGAAAGATTATACTCGGATGAAGAAGTTAGAATGGCTTTACACAACCTCTTCATCCTTCTGCTTAGAGAGGAAGGAGTTTCAGGAGATTTTTCAGGAGATGGGACAGGATACAGCCTAACCATCACTAAGCACTATAGAAGCAATCCTAAAAGGAAAGGTAAAGACTTCAGATACGTTTTCAGGATAATTGACATCGATACGGGAATGTACGTTGGCTTTGGCTATTCTGACAGATCTGAGAAAGATGCCTTTGAGAAGGCTTTAGGAATGCTCAAAAGCATGGGGGTGAAGGTAAACTCGATTTCTCTGGATAAGTATTACAGCAGTAGGAAGACTCTGAGGCTGTTTGATGCTGAGACAGCTGTCTACGTCATTCCAAAGCGAAATCTTGCCAGAATAGGATTTGACTGGTTGAGGGTTATCGAGAGGATTGTTGAAGCTCCTTATAGGTTTCTGAAGAGGTACTTCAAGAGGAACTTAAGTGAGGCAGGATTTTCTGCTGATAAGAGGAGATTTGGATGGTTGATAAGGCAGAGGAGGGAGGACAGGAGAGAGATGGCTTTGTTTGCTGTTGGGCTGTGGCACAATGTGTTTGCTGTTAGGGTGGTGAGGTAA
- a CDS encoding right-handed parallel beta-helix repeat-containing protein has translation MRQFIANSNAIAGKQRSYFVMAVEPNNKVSDSKWWSITVNSTLGSLPNFNDEVELNGTVLNADMTVNNSNPDCLLYNYSTNTLESVACSKSIPVGVGSDGVPFSGDEPRLNAIPKPEIEIIGVAGSPVLNFTAKAHVSSVSVFSGSNGIEVYGDDSQLDKVFAGLRADGSDPSDSGFPRISSHGIRILSNNTTVNSSIAAYNGGLGIRFEGSGVNSGKAVNSIAYYNALSGSNLDGFIAVNGASNVIFENCVAANNSGSGIDNYNGGRITIRNCSVVKNGWGNAEPSGIRVSGSGSEIVNNLVAENVGDGILVTPTGSTSTPTGIKISRNSIFKNGYVGIDLNVEDTSNNMGDNVTLNDGQLDCSQPNCGIDYPVITAAQLIGSSLHIEGFINDENAGSGSSSFAGATVEIYMVNNSTDGDDLAGNNVLSGGSTSSKFYGEGWIYLGSLTADSSGNFRGELNVAGKGAEVGSLITALTILNGNTSEFGPDARVTTKPVKVRAEMAITFRGANITITALEEANNVKLYWIKPSGLVLTAEGDFDSSGNDGDIYWWEFGSISAGEVRHVNLTFGGDFSLIETFNIGVDPLQ, from the coding sequence TTGAGACAGTTCATAGCCAACTCCAACGCCATTGCAGGAAAGCAGCGTTCGTACTTCGTAATGGCTGTTGAGCCAAATAACAAGGTTTCTGACAGCAAATGGTGGAGCATAACAGTCAACTCCACCCTCGGCTCTCTACCAAATTTCAACGATGAGGTGGAGCTCAACGGAACCGTTTTAAACGCTGACATGACCGTAAACAACTCCAACCCAGACTGCCTGCTCTACAACTACTCCACCAACACCCTCGAAAGCGTAGCGTGTAGCAAATCAATCCCCGTTGGTGTTGGAAGCGATGGAGTGCCTTTCAGCGGTGACGAGCCGAGGTTAAATGCAATACCAAAGCCAGAAATCGAGATTATTGGTGTTGCTGGCTCTCCAGTGCTCAACTTTACTGCTAAGGCTCATGTAAGCTCCGTCAGCGTTTTCAGTGGTTCAAACGGAATAGAGGTTTATGGAGATGATTCTCAGCTCGATAAAGTCTTTGCTGGTTTGAGGGCGGATGGTTCTGACCCTTCGGATTCAGGCTTCCCAAGGATTTCAAGTCACGGAATCAGAATTCTTTCAAATAACACCACAGTTAACTCTTCAATTGCCGCTTACAACGGAGGTCTGGGAATTCGATTCGAGGGTTCAGGAGTTAACTCTGGAAAGGCGGTGAACAGTATTGCATACTACAACGCCTTAAGCGGAAGCAATCTTGACGGTTTCATTGCTGTGAATGGGGCCTCAAACGTCATCTTCGAGAACTGCGTTGCGGCAAACAATTCAGGTTCAGGGATCGACAACTACAATGGAGGCAGGATAACGATAAGGAACTGCTCTGTGGTCAAGAACGGGTGGGGGAATGCTGAGCCGAGCGGAATTAGAGTTTCGGGCAGTGGGAGCGAGATAGTAAACAACCTCGTTGCTGAAAATGTTGGAGATGGGATACTCGTCACACCTACTGGCAGCACAAGTACGCCAACCGGCATCAAAATTTCAAGAAACTCCATTTTCAAGAACGGCTATGTCGGTATCGACCTGAATGTTGAAGACACATCGAACAACATGGGAGACAATGTAACATTAAACGACGGCCAGCTCGACTGCTCTCAACCAAACTGCGGAATAGACTACCCCGTAATAACCGCAGCACAGCTTATCGGCAGCTCACTCCACATTGAGGGGTTCATAAACGACGAGAACGCTGGAAGTGGAAGCTCCAGCTTCGCCGGCGCCACCGTGGAAATCTACATGGTCAACAACTCAACTGATGGAGATGACCTTGCGGGCAACAATGTCCTCTCAGGTGGTTCCACATCCTCAAAATTCTACGGAGAGGGCTGGATTTATCTTGGGTCCTTAACAGCAGACTCAAGCGGTAACTTCCGGGGAGAGTTGAACGTAGCGGGCAAAGGTGCAGAGGTTGGCTCCCTTATAACCGCTTTAACAATACTCAACGGAAACACTTCAGAGTTCGGTCCAGATGCCCGCGTAACGACAAAACCCGTTAAAGTGAGAGCCGAGATGGCTATAACTTTCCGTGGTGCAAACATCACAATCACGGCTCTTGAGGAGGCGAACAACGTCAAACTTTACTGGATAAAACCATCCGGCCTCGTTTTAACGGCAGAAGGTGATTTCGATTCAAGCGGCAATGATGGCGACATCTACTGGTGGGAGTTTGGCAGCATCTCTGCTGGAGAAGTTAGGCACGTTAACCTGACGTTCGGCGGAGATTTCTCCCTCATCGAGACATTTAACATCGGAGTTGACCCTCTGCAATAA
- a CDS encoding DUF5749 family beta-barrel protein, with translation MDLICMYVFKGEESFGESIDVYGDYLIVKVGTEFLAVPKKSIKSVEDGRIVIGEFDEEEARELGRKWLEEKSKPVTLEELKSYGFGEEGE, from the coding sequence ATGGATTTAATATGCATGTACGTTTTCAAAGGTGAGGAGAGCTTCGGGGAGAGCATAGACGTTTATGGCGATTACCTGATCGTGAAAGTTGGGACGGAGTTTCTTGCGGTTCCGAAGAAGAGCATAAAATCCGTAGAGGACGGTAGAATAGTCATCGGGGAATTCGACGAGGAGGAGGCAAGAGAATTGGGAAGGAAGTGGCTGGAGGAAAAGTCAAAGCCCGTAACCCTCGAAGAGTTGAAATCCTACGGTTTTGGTGAGGAAGGGGAGTAA